GGCCGGTGCCGCCGCATTGCTGATCGCTACCCTGCCGCTGTGGCTTGCTGTCGCACTCGCGATCAAGCTCGACTCCCCGGGACCCGTGATCTTCACGCAGAAGCGCTGTGGTCTGCGTGGTCGGGTTTTCCCTTGCCTGAAATTCCGGACGATGACGACCGGTGCGGAACAGCAGCTCGAAGACCTGCAATCGGACAACGAGCTCTCCGGGCCGGTGTTCAAGATCCGCAACGATCCTCGTATCACGCGCGTGGGGAGTTTTCTGCGCAAGTTCTCGATTGACGAACTGCCACAGTTGCTCAACGTCATCTATGGACAGATGAGCCTGGTGGGTCCGCGTCCCCCCGTTCCGGGAGAGGTGGAAAGCTACGAGATCGATCACTACGGGCGCCTGAGCATGCGCCCCGGCTTGACCTGTCTGTGGCAGGTTTCGGGCCGCAATGAGATCGAGTTCGAAGATTGGGTGAAGCTCGATCTGGAGTACGTGGAGCGCTGGTCGCTCCTGCTCGATCTGCAGATCCTCGTCGCAACCCTTCCCGCCGTCATCTCCGCCCGCGGCGCGAGCTGACCCCGGCACCGAAGCCCGCTATACCTTCTACCCGAGAAGCTCGGAAGGTTCCGAGTCGGGGGGAGTCATGGGTCTTCGTATCGGTCTACGTAAGGGTCTTCGTTTCTGGCAGCCTGCGATTGTCGGGCTGGCGTTATTTCTCGGCACGACCGGTTGTGTTCCCGGCGCAGTTCCCGGACGACCGCAGTTCACTCCCCAGTATCACCTGGCCCCACCCGACGTACTGACGATCAACGTACGTCCAGAGCCCGCGATGATTCGGCAGCTCACTGTGCGGCCCGATGGCAAGATCTCCTTCGATCTGATCGGCGACGTGGAAGTGCGAGGCCGCACCGTTCAGCAGGTGCGCGAAGAAGTGACCAAGAGGCTCGAGGAGTTCATCGTCCAGCCGGACGTCACCGTCACGCTCCAGCAGTCCAATAGTCGCGTGTACTTCGTCTTCGGCGAGGTCGGGCGTCCTGGCGCGTATCCGCTGGTCGGGGATGCGACGGTGCTCAATGCGCTTTTCGCGGCTGGGGGACCCGCCCAGTTCGCAATGCTCGGCTCCGGTCGCCTGGCGCGACCCGGACCCGAAGGCGGTAGCGTCTACAAGGTCGACTACAACGCCATTACAAAAAAGGGCGACTCAACTACGAACTACCCACTGGAGCCAGGAGACGTGATTTTCGTTCCGGCCAATGTTTCGGCCCAGATTGGCCACGTATTGCAGATCATCTTCTACCCGTTCCAGCAGATCCTGGGCCTGGGTGGGCGTTTCATTCGGGGCTTCTGACGCGATACGCTCGGCAGATCGTCAGATACCGCCTGTAGAGATGCGCGTATCTTCGGCTTCTTCG
This is a stretch of genomic DNA from bacterium. It encodes these proteins:
- a CDS encoding sugar transferase — protein: MLKSLVAMTKNGSRGSAEVKTLVLGTGERARKLADSLESASHGGKPVRVVGFLDDDPAGGDREALGDSYLGRLERLTEIARREAINWVVYGLPRRFLADDATANAIGVCETLGIDVTIPVDLFDTRAARIVRSDLNGIPAIDYAVRGHYPWWKLGLKRLIDVAGAAALLIATLPLWLAVALAIKLDSPGPVIFTQKRCGLRGRVFPCLKFRTMTTGAEQQLEDLQSDNELSGPVFKIRNDPRITRVGSFLRKFSIDELPQLLNVIYGQMSLVGPRPPVPGEVESYEIDHYGRLSMRPGLTCLWQVSGRNEIEFEDWVKLDLEYVERWSLLLDLQILVATLPAVISARGAS